In the genome of Oncorhynchus nerka isolate Pitt River unplaced genomic scaffold, Oner_Uvic_2.0 unplaced_scaffold_10738, whole genome shotgun sequence, one region contains:
- the LOC135565908 gene encoding neutral amino acid transporter A-like: VPVGTEPDGMNILGLVLFAMVFGVALRKLGEEGEELIRFFNAFNEATMVLVSWIMWYVPFGIMFLVGSKIVEMEDVVLLVTSLGKYIFASVLGHIIHGGYPASHLLWVHTQEPPSASCPASSRPSPPPSPPRS, translated from the exons GTTCCTGTGGGCACAGAACCAGATGGTATGAACATCTTGGGCCTGGTTCTCTTTGCCATGGTGTTCGGTGTGGCACTGAGgaagctgggagaggagggggaggagctcATACGCTTCTTCAACGCTTTCAATGAAGCCACCATGGTGCTGGTGTCCTGGATCATGTG GTACGTCCCGTTCGGCATCATGTTCCTGGTGGGAAGTAAgatagtggagatggaggatgtGGTTCTGTTGGTGACCAGTCTGGGGAAATACATATTTGCCTCTGTCCTGGGTCATATCATCCACGGGGGTTATCCTGCCTCTCATCTACTTTGGGTTCACACGCAAGAACCCCCTTCAGCTTCCTGTCCGGCCTCATCACGCCCTTCACCACCGCCTTCGCCACCTCGCTCCAG